A single genomic interval of Ramlibacter sp. harbors:
- a CDS encoding lytic transglycosylase domain-containing protein, translating to MTALGQIAQGVRTFASDVAQGFFEITHNGFALVGLAVVFAAITLTARPDLRQTGEVKLIGWLQARQIATLGIEVESGAIERATATNPKSLPKQQAAVAYWLSRKYRVAPEPLGALVAEAYDIGARTKLDPTLILAVMAIESGFNPFAQSPVGAQGLMQVMTGIHSDKYESFGGKLAAFDPVTNLRVGVKVLQECIARAGSLEGGLKFYVGAANLEDDGGYAGKVLAEHQRLHLVATGKAVPTFVPPPVQSIPVMAPRMAPPAGDKVAALASS from the coding sequence ATGACAGCGTTAGGCCAAATCGCCCAGGGCGTGCGAACCTTTGCATCCGACGTCGCCCAAGGCTTTTTTGAGATCACGCACAACGGTTTTGCCCTCGTGGGCTTGGCCGTTGTTTTTGCTGCGATCACCCTGACCGCCCGGCCTGACTTGCGTCAGACCGGCGAAGTGAAACTGATTGGCTGGCTGCAGGCCCGCCAGATCGCCACGCTCGGCATCGAAGTCGAGAGCGGCGCCATTGAACGTGCCACGGCCACCAACCCCAAGTCGCTGCCCAAACAGCAGGCGGCCGTGGCCTACTGGCTGAGCCGCAAGTACCGCGTGGCGCCCGAACCGCTGGGCGCGCTGGTGGCCGAGGCCTATGACATCGGGGCGCGCACCAAGCTCGACCCGACGCTGATTCTGGCCGTCATGGCCATCGAATCGGGCTTCAACCCGTTTGCCCAGAGTCCCGTGGGCGCCCAGGGCCTGATGCAGGTCATGACCGGCATCCACAGCGACAAGTACGAGAGCTTTGGCGGCAAGCTGGCCGCCTTCGACCCCGTGACCAATCTGCGCGTGGGCGTCAAGGTGCTCCAGGAATGCATTGCACGGGCCGGCTCCCTGGAAGGTGGGCTGAAATTCTATGTGGGTGCGGCCAACCTGGAAGACGACGGCGGCTACGCGGGCAAGGTACTGGCCGAGCACCAGCGCCTGCACCTGGTGGCCACCGGCAAGGCCGTGCCGACCTTTGTTCCGCCGCCGGTCCAGTCCATTCCGGTCATGGCGCCCCGGATGGCTCCGCCCGCTGGCGACAAGGTCGCAGCCCTGGCCAGTTCCTGA
- a CDS encoding serine hydroxymethyltransferase: MYDRHILVEQTDPELWAAIQAENARQEHHIELIASENYASPAVMAAQGTQLTNKYAEGYPGKRYYGGCEHVDVAEQLAIDRVKQIFGAQAANVQAHCGASANEAVFLAFLKPGDTIMGMSLAEGGHLTHGMALNMSGKWFNVVSYGLNHKEEIDYDAMERKAHETKPKLIIAGASAYSLRIDFERFAKVARDVGAIFMVDMAHYAGLIAAGEYPNPVPHADVVTSTTHKSLRGPRGGIILMKAEHEKAINSAIFPGLQGGPLMHVIAAKAVAFKEALMPEFKAYQQQVARNAIVVAETLVQRGLRIVSGRTESHVMLVDLRAKGITGKEAEAVLGSAHMTINKNAIPNDPEKPMVTSGVRIGTPAMTTRGFKEEEARLTANLIADVLDNPRDAANIEAVRAKVNALTARFPVYK, encoded by the coding sequence ATGTACGACCGCCACATTCTTGTTGAACAGACCGACCCCGAGCTTTGGGCCGCCATCCAGGCCGAGAACGCGCGCCAGGAACACCACATCGAGCTGATCGCCAGCGAGAACTACGCCTCGCCGGCCGTGATGGCCGCGCAGGGCACCCAGCTCACCAACAAATACGCCGAGGGCTATCCCGGCAAGCGCTACTACGGCGGCTGCGAGCACGTGGACGTGGCCGAACAACTGGCGATCGACCGCGTCAAGCAGATCTTTGGCGCGCAGGCCGCCAACGTGCAGGCGCACTGCGGCGCGTCGGCCAATGAGGCCGTGTTCCTGGCCTTCCTCAAGCCCGGCGACACCATCATGGGCATGAGCCTGGCCGAGGGCGGCCACCTGACCCACGGCATGGCACTCAACATGAGCGGCAAGTGGTTCAACGTGGTGAGCTACGGCCTGAACCACAAGGAAGAGATCGACTACGACGCCATGGAGCGCAAGGCGCACGAGACGAAGCCCAAGCTCATCATTGCGGGCGCCTCCGCCTACAGCCTGCGAATCGACTTTGAGCGTTTTGCCAAGGTTGCCCGGGACGTGGGCGCCATCTTCATGGTGGACATGGCGCACTATGCCGGCCTGATTGCGGCTGGCGAATACCCCAACCCGGTGCCCCACGCCGACGTGGTGACCTCCACCACCCACAAGAGCCTGCGCGGCCCGCGCGGCGGCATCATCCTCATGAAGGCCGAGCACGAAAAGGCCATCAACAGCGCCATCTTCCCCGGCCTGCAGGGCGGCCCGCTGATGCACGTGATCGCCGCCAAGGCCGTGGCTTTCAAGGAAGCTCTGATGCCCGAGTTCAAGGCCTACCAGCAGCAGGTGGCCAGGAACGCGATTGTGGTGGCTGAAACATTGGTGCAGCGCGGCCTGCGCATTGTCAGCGGCCGCACCGAAAGCCATGTGATGCTGGTGGACCTGCGGGCCAAGGGCATCACCGGCAAGGAAGCCGAGGCCGTGCTGGGCAGCGCCCACATGACCATCAACAAGAACGCCATCCCCAACGACCCGGAAAAGCCCATGGTGACCAGCGGCGTGCGCATTGGCACCCCGGCCATGACCACCCGCGGCTTCAAGGAAGAAGAAGCGCGGCTCACGGCCAACCTGATTGCCGACGTGCTGGACAACCCCCGCGACGCGGCCAACATCGAGGCCGTGCGTGCCAAGGTCAACGCCCTGACGGCCCGCTTCCCGGTCTACAAGTGA
- the pilV gene encoding type IV pilus modification protein PilV has translation MRNFSNPGYQRGLSLIEVLVSLVIFAFGLLGAAGLQMATLRSNQFASSSATAVALAREYGEMMQSFPSAIETTSEGTSTFFLDTANPIASPNPSACNGSTVTCTPVQLSQALKEDWRARVKVALPSGRAEVCRDAEPRDASGELEWGGCDNTGDLVVVKIGWRAKNDKGETLFTDDKPRIVVPVMGNLRDFAVP, from the coding sequence ATGCGAAATTTCAGCAACCCCGGCTACCAGCGTGGCTTGTCCCTGATTGAAGTCTTGGTCTCCCTGGTCATCTTCGCCTTCGGGTTGTTGGGGGCTGCGGGCCTTCAGATGGCGACCCTGCGCTCCAACCAGTTCGCGAGCTCTTCGGCGACGGCAGTGGCACTGGCCCGCGAATACGGCGAAATGATGCAGTCATTTCCCAGCGCGATTGAAACCACGTCCGAAGGCACAAGCACTTTTTTCCTGGACACCGCCAACCCCATTGCCAGCCCCAACCCGTCGGCCTGCAATGGCTCGACGGTGACATGCACCCCCGTTCAATTGTCCCAGGCACTCAAAGAAGATTGGCGTGCGCGTGTCAAGGTAGCACTTCCGTCCGGCCGCGCCGAGGTTTGCCGGGATGCCGAGCCCCGTGACGCCAGCGGCGAACTCGAATGGGGTGGCTGCGACAACACTGGGGACCTTGTGGTCGTGAAGATCGGCTGGCGCGCCAAGAATGACAAGGGCGAAACGCTGTTTACCGACGACAAGCCGCGCATCGTTGTGCCCGTCATGGGGAACCTCCGGGACTTTGCTGTGCCATGA
- the nrdR gene encoding transcriptional regulator NrdR, whose protein sequence is MKCPFCGHAETQVVETRVSEDGDFIRRRRQCGACEKRFTTYEHPEVNFPAVVKKDGRRIEFDRTKLVASMNLALRKRPVSTEQIDSAIERIEEKLLNLGVRELASNRIGELVMRELKKLDKVAYVRFASVYRSFEDIDEFKTLVDEVRR, encoded by the coding sequence ATGAAATGCCCGTTCTGCGGACATGCGGAGACCCAGGTGGTCGAGACACGCGTGTCCGAGGACGGCGACTTCATCCGCCGCCGGCGCCAGTGCGGTGCCTGCGAGAAGCGCTTCACGACCTATGAGCACCCTGAGGTCAACTTCCCGGCCGTCGTCAAGAAGGACGGCCGGCGCATCGAATTTGACCGCACCAAGCTGGTCGCCTCGATGAACCTGGCGCTGCGCAAGCGCCCCGTGAGCACCGAGCAGATCGACAGCGCGATCGAGCGCATCGAGGAAAAGCTGCTCAACCTGGGTGTGCGCGAACTGGCATCGAACCGGATCGGCGAACTGGTCATGCGCGAACTCAAGAAGCTCGACAAGGTCGCCTATGTGCGGTTTGCCAGCGTTTACCGCAGTTTTGAGGATATTGACGAGTTCAAGACGCTGGTGGATGAGGTGAGGCGGTAG
- a CDS encoding PilW family protein: MNSNQTPSQFNRSKRGIALLQQGLTLVELLVSIVLMSLVTLATVSLYGVINSSYKTVDAGQQMNDNARYAFETIGQALRIAGYQEYLPSGTDASAPGGRIYPANCLGSSPPCPIIGFNNSKVTSVTNVDSFGATNNGGVNLSDTLGVTYSGSSLANDPLQPDGSVIDCQGVAQPSSQSTTDLGVSLFWVTTTNNEPELACVSRGSVTAPGGPVRNSQTVIRGVETFQVMYGVDTNGDSLPNRWVSAQNVTNWMAVRAVRVGFVLRGPPGSSQGTAVTAADNILYPLGQEFVGTSPETGLSFTPPADGRLRRAYATTFMLRNSF, encoded by the coding sequence ATGAATTCAAACCAAACCCCTTCCCAATTCAATCGTTCTAAGCGAGGAATTGCTCTGCTTCAGCAGGGCTTGACCTTGGTGGAGTTGCTTGTTTCCATTGTGTTGATGAGCTTGGTGACATTGGCCACCGTGTCGCTGTATGGCGTGATCAACTCCAGCTATAAAACTGTTGACGCCGGTCAACAGATGAATGACAACGCTCGCTACGCATTTGAGACGATCGGACAGGCGCTTCGCATTGCGGGATACCAGGAGTACCTGCCTAGCGGAACAGATGCCTCCGCGCCAGGGGGCCGCATTTATCCGGCCAACTGCCTTGGTTCTAGCCCCCCCTGTCCCATCATCGGGTTCAACAATTCGAAGGTTACCTCAGTGACCAACGTGGACAGCTTTGGGGCCACAAACAATGGGGGGGTGAATCTGAGTGACACGCTCGGAGTGACCTATTCCGGATCAAGTCTTGCTAACGACCCTCTCCAACCCGATGGATCCGTTATCGACTGCCAGGGCGTCGCGCAACCCAGTTCGCAAAGCACTACCGATTTGGGTGTCAGTTTGTTCTGGGTGACCACAACGAACAATGAGCCGGAGCTGGCATGCGTGTCCAGGGGCAGTGTTACTGCGCCTGGGGGCCCCGTCCGGAACTCCCAGACGGTCATCAGGGGGGTTGAAACCTTCCAGGTCATGTATGGCGTGGACACCAATGGGGACTCACTACCCAACCGATGGGTGAGTGCGCAAAACGTTACCAATTGGATGGCCGTTAGGGCCGTACGTGTTGGCTTTGTATTGCGTGGCCCTCCTGGCAGTTCGCAAGGAACTGCGGTCACCGCAGCAGACAACATTCTCTATCCGTTGGGCCAGGAATTTGTTGGCACCAGTCCCGAAACCGGACTGTCATTCACTCCCCCGGCCGATGGCCGCCTGCGGCGCGCTTATGCCACCACCTTCATGCTGCGTAACAGCTTCTAG